The proteins below are encoded in one region of Archocentrus centrarchus isolate MPI-CPG fArcCen1 chromosome 13, fArcCen1, whole genome shotgun sequence:
- the p2ry2.1 gene encoding P2Y purinoceptor 2 isoform X1, producing the protein MVTVYNNETNQTNSSAYYCRFDDSFKYILLPVSYTLVFVIGLALNATALYVIVFRTKRWKPSTIYMFNLTVCDTLYIFTLPFLIFYYADKNDWPFSEPFCKFIRFLFYANLYGSILFLSCISLHRFVGICYPVRSLSWVSVRQARLVSVVVWTCVLFCQAPVLYFSRTRDVNSVRICHDTTIPELFDDFLIYSSVVSVLMFALPFVVLMVCYSLMVRKLLEPGWGFEGRTEEERGGLTAQRFKQKSVKMIIIVLAAFMLCFLPFHLTRSLHYIFRYLRQVNPAQISCNLLNSSNVAYKITRPLASANSCVDPILYFLAGQDARSNFPKRCKLQSPKAKTGSQNLTTKL; encoded by the exons ATGGTCACCGTTTACAACAACGAGACCAATCAAACCAATTCCAGTGCCTACTACTGTCGTTTTGATGACAGTTTTAAATACATCCTCCTCCCCGTCAGCTACACCCTGGTCTTTGTGATCGGCCTGGCGCTGAATGCCACTGCGTTGTATGTGATTGTGTTCCGCACCAAGCGCTGGAAGCCCTCAACTATTTATATGTTCAACCTGACAGTGTGTGACACCCTGTACATCTTCACACTGCCATTCCTCATCTTCTACTACGCCGATAAGAACGACTGGCCGTTCAGCGAACCGTTCTGCAAGTTCATACGCTTCCTGTTTTATGCCAATTTATACG GTTCTATTCTGTTCCTGTCCTGCATCAGCCTGCACCGGTTTGTTGGGATCTGCTATCCGGTCCGCTCCCTCAGCTGGGTCAGCGTCCGTCAGGCCAGGCTGGTGTCTGTGGTCGTGTGGACCTGTGTGTTATTCTGCCAGGCTCCTGTTCTCTACTTTTCAAGAACTAG GGATGTGAACAGTGTACGAATCTGCCACGACACCACCATCCCCGAGCTTTTTGATGACTTCTTGATATACAGCTCAGTCGTATCAGTGCTCATGTTTGCCTTGCCCTTCGTGGTTTTGATGGTGTGCTACAGCCTGATGGTGAGAAAGCTTCTAGAGCCTGGCTGGGGGTTTGAAGGGAGAActgaagaggaaagaggaggcCTAACAGCCCAGCGGTTCAAACAGAAGTCAGTAAAGATGATCATCATCGTGCTGGCAGCGttcatgctgtgtttcctccctttcCACCTCACCAGGAGTCTTCACTACATTTTTAGATACCTGAGGCAGGTCAACCCAGCACAG ATTAGCTGTAATTTGTTGAATTCCTCCAATGTGGCCTACAAGATTACACGACCTTTGGCCAGTGCCAACAGCTGTGTGGACCCCATCCTTTACTTCCTGGCTGGGCAGGATGCCCGCAGCAATTTCCCTAAGAGGTGCAAATTGCAGTCACCAAAAGCAAAGACTGGGAGCCAAAACTTGACAACAAAACTCTAA
- the p2ry2.1 gene encoding P2Y purinoceptor 2 isoform X2 has protein sequence MVTVYNNETNQTNSSAYYCRFDDSFKYILLPVSYTLVFVIGLALNATALYVIVFRTKRWKPSTIYMFNLTVCDTLYIFTLPFLIFYYADKNDWPFSEPFCKFIRFLFYANLYGSILFLSCISLHRFVGICYPVRSLSWVSVRQARLVSVVVWTCVLFCQAPVLYFSRTSLMVRKLLEPGWGFEGRTEEERGGLTAQRFKQKSVKMIIIVLAAFMLCFLPFHLTRSLHYIFRYLRQVNPAQISCNLLNSSNVAYKITRPLASANSCVDPILYFLAGQDARSNFPKRCKLQSPKAKTGSQNLTTKL, from the exons ATGGTCACCGTTTACAACAACGAGACCAATCAAACCAATTCCAGTGCCTACTACTGTCGTTTTGATGACAGTTTTAAATACATCCTCCTCCCCGTCAGCTACACCCTGGTCTTTGTGATCGGCCTGGCGCTGAATGCCACTGCGTTGTATGTGATTGTGTTCCGCACCAAGCGCTGGAAGCCCTCAACTATTTATATGTTCAACCTGACAGTGTGTGACACCCTGTACATCTTCACACTGCCATTCCTCATCTTCTACTACGCCGATAAGAACGACTGGCCGTTCAGCGAACCGTTCTGCAAGTTCATACGCTTCCTGTTTTATGCCAATTTATACG GTTCTATTCTGTTCCTGTCCTGCATCAGCCTGCACCGGTTTGTTGGGATCTGCTATCCGGTCCGCTCCCTCAGCTGGGTCAGCGTCCGTCAGGCCAGGCTGGTGTCTGTGGTCGTGTGGACCTGTGTGTTATTCTGCCAGGCTCCTGTTCTCTACTTTTCAAGAACTAG CCTGATGGTGAGAAAGCTTCTAGAGCCTGGCTGGGGGTTTGAAGGGAGAActgaagaggaaagaggaggcCTAACAGCCCAGCGGTTCAAACAGAAGTCAGTAAAGATGATCATCATCGTGCTGGCAGCGttcatgctgtgtttcctccctttcCACCTCACCAGGAGTCTTCACTACATTTTTAGATACCTGAGGCAGGTCAACCCAGCACAG ATTAGCTGTAATTTGTTGAATTCCTCCAATGTGGCCTACAAGATTACACGACCTTTGGCCAGTGCCAACAGCTGTGTGGACCCCATCCTTTACTTCCTGGCTGGGCAGGATGCCCGCAGCAATTTCCCTAAGAGGTGCAAATTGCAGTCACCAAAAGCAAAGACTGGGAGCCAAAACTTGACAACAAAACTCTAA